One stretch of Tribolium castaneum strain GA2 chromosome 5, icTriCast1.1, whole genome shotgun sequence DNA includes these proteins:
- the LOC103313240 gene encoding small integral membrane protein 8, whose protein sequence is MSEKKAPAPGEGLRSLRSTTLFRAVNFELYVKPNLVIMGLGLVAFTGCLGYIAYMRNKYDALGYYPAIQEDGREEYVKRKSKWDD, encoded by the exons atgAGTGAGAAAAAAGCCCCGGCGCCTGGCGAAGGCCTTAGATCTCTCAGAAGTACAACATTGTTTAGAGCTGTGAATTTTGAATTATACGTAAAACCA AATTTGGTAATAATGGGATTAGGACTAGTGGCTTTTACGGGGTGTTTGGGCTATATTGCATATATGAGGAACAAGTATGACGCACTTGGGTATTACCCTGCAATTCAGGAGGACGGACGAGAGGAATATGTGAAACGGAAGTCGAAATGGGACGATTGA